The segment ATGATAGCACATCACCAGTGTTTTCACAAAGTAGAGTAGTCTCGAAGCAACAGACGGATCTtcagaggaagatgaagaagaaagccCAAGTAATGGATCCGAACCAAGGATCGATATCCACCTGCCAAGTGATTGCTTAAGCAACAAGTAAAATGAATGCTCATTTGTGAAATATGatgattatcttttttttagttGTGGTTGTGTGGAATGGAAATGGAATCATGTACACAAATAAAAATgtagtttaccaaaaaaatgtgTAGAAATGTAGAAttctttttttctcaaatctaaATGTCAAGTACAGAATACCAATATAaagaattttataaatgaaGGATGTGAGaagaatcttatatatataatacacatatatatatgtatgtgaataaaaaaatacaagatGTGAAAGGAGATGAGAAAAAACTCCAATGTGGTGTCCGAACAGTACGgacaaactctctctctcaaagagCATAATCTATTTCTCCGTTACTATCAACATCAATCTCAGATTAAGCAAGAAACCATAAAGGCTACGAACAACTTTAAAGACAAAGGTATTCTTGCCCTAAAACCTAACAACAAAATTCTGTATATAGTGGAGAGGAAACACCAACACATTTTAAAGTCGCTAGGGCTCTCATGTTTCATTCTCATATACCTTCAGTCTTGATCTGATCTTGAAACTAATAGCATTTCTACTTCTCGACATGTCATATTTCATGaaacaatattttcttttgcTGGTTCCTCTCTTTATGATACATCAAAAGTTTTTGTGAGGCCTTGGTGTCTCGTTGGGCCATTCTTGGGCTTATTGGGCTTCGGATAGAACCTGAAAAGAAGACAAGAATAAGATTAATTCTTGTGAAACAAGGAACTCCTAGTTCTAAAGGGAAACAGATACGTATGGCGGTGGATTACTAAATCCTGTTCCAAGTAGAACTAGCTTAGATCTTGTAGTATAAATAGACTTCTCCTATCATTGTTTTAGATACAGAAACACAAAAACTCTCTAAAGCATAGAACACGCAACTAGTGCGAAGCTTGTAACGTTTTCGATTCATAGTGATATAGAGTTTGTCTCCGGTTTGGAGAGGACTCGCCCAACATATTGTTGTGTCGATTTACTTGTTACAAGAAACAGCCAAGGTCGATTCTCTACAGTTTTATTTCCTAGACTTGCATGCCCTGATGACATTGTATCTTATCTACCATCATTTTCCGGTGAAACTTCGGCCCCTGCCCCTTCACCATCTGATGTAGGCTTGCCTTCTGCAACTGCATCTCGTTTACAGAAAAGACCCTATCTGTGCAATTCTGTTAATTCTCTTTATCCTTTATCTGATTTTCTTTCCTATGATaaactctcttcttcttattttcttttatcaaCAACTTCTATCTGTATGACCACACCTTCTACTTTCAATGAGACGAAGAAGTCCAAAGAATGATGTAAAGCTGTGGATGACGAGTTTGAGTCTTTACCTTGATACTTGGTCAATTTGTTCTCTCTCTGACGGCAAGAAGACCACTGGAAGCAGATGGCTTTTTAAACCCAAACTGAATGCAGATGGATCAGTTGAGTGCCTAAAGGTCGTTTAGTGGCCAAAGGGTACACACAGCAAGAAGGAGTATTTCTTCATCAGTTAGACATTTCTAATGCCTTTTTAATGGCGATCTGTCTAAATAGATATATTGGATATTCCTCCGGGTTATGCAGAAATAAAGGGGGCTAATCTTCTACATAACACAGTCTTAGAACTCAAAAAGTCTGTCTACGGGTTTAAGCAAGCATCCATACAGTGGTTCTTAAAATTTTCTTCAACTCTTCTACGTATGGGTTTTGAAAATATCAACGGTGATCATACTCTATTATGGTTTCATTCAGCTGATAAGTTTCTCATGGTTCTGGTATACGTAGACGACCTTCTCATTGCCAACAATTCAGAAACTTATGTTTCTTCGTTTATCACTCAACGTTCTTCTTGTTTCAAGCTCCGAGATATTGGACACCAAGATACCTTGGAATTGAAATTGCTCGCTCTGCTTCTGGGATTTCTATATGTCAACACAAGTATACACTTGACCTTCTTACTGATGCTGGATTGCTTGATTGTCATCCTTCATCTGTTCTAGTGGATCTCAGCATCAAGCTTTCCTCTGAAGATGGTGAGCTCATTTCTAACGCTGAAGTTTATAGACATTTGATTGGAAAATTGATGTATCTTACAATTACGCGTTCAGACATATGCTGTCAATATTCCTCAGCTTCACGATTCCTCATATTAAAGCTGCACACAAGGTTCTGCATTATCTCAAAGAAACCATAGGACAAGCTCTCTTTTACCCTGTTGATGATGATTTTCAGGTCAATGCATTATGTGATTCAGATTGGTCACAGTGCCCAGATTCTTGACGTTCTATCTCATGGTTTTGCATCTTCAATGGAAACTCTTTGGTTTCATGGAAATCAAGTAAACAAGATTTCGTTTCTCATTCATCCGCTGAGGCTGAATACAGATCTATGGCCTTCACTACTAAAGAAGTTATATGGCTTTCTCGAATGGTGAATGATTTGCAGGTTTTTTCTCCAACGGTACCGATTCTTTATGTGACAGTACTGCTGCCCTTCATATTTTCCCTGTTTTCACGAGAGAGCCAAGCACATAGAGAGGGATTTCCATTCGAGAGAAGATTGTAGCTGGTCAGATCAAAGCACTTCATGTGAGATCGGAGAATCAGCTTGCAGATCCGTTCACTAAACCAGTCTATCCTACTCTGTTCCATAAGTTCATGTCCAAGATGGATTTTCATAATCTTCTAAGCCATCTTGAGGGAGACTATTAGGTGTTatcatcccctatatattaaaagagaaacattacaaaatTTGAGGTAGTcatgtgtcatcaccacaatgagTCTTaaaatctttagagaaataggttggtccatctaaatatataatcaactttttatcattattaatgttcttcattcttaccttaaataaaaattacgaaattgcctaatgtggcaaaaatatatatgaaattaatgattttgaatccCCTATATTTTAAAGGAGAAACATTACAAAATTTGAGGTAGCcatgtgtcatcaccacaatgagtcttaaaatctttagaaaaataggttggtccatctaaatatataatcaactttttatcattattaatgttcttcattcttaccttaaataaaaattacgaaaTTTCCTAATGTggcaaaaatatatatgaaattaatgattttgaataaaatatatttgataaaatttagtgttacctctatcatatttgtttaatttaaaacaaataaaataaataaacaaccaaattaaccatataataaactttcagatttttctgcatatgttatatttttatttttttttaaacgactataaattactaaaaatgttaaaagtctcacattcaatttttttgtgattcattatttaaattttttgttatgataagatacaaatgattacaaaatcatataagtagaaaatatcatttaataagtattaagattaaagtatgtatattttaatattgtttaaattaaac is part of the Brassica rapa cultivar Chiifu-401-42 chromosome A09, CAAS_Brap_v3.01, whole genome shotgun sequence genome and harbors:
- the LOC103840956 gene encoding LOW QUALITY PROTEIN: RPW8-like protein 3 (The sequence of the model RefSeq protein was modified relative to this genomic sequence to represent the inferred CDS: inserted 1 base in 1 codon; deleted 2 bases in 1 codon) — encoded protein: MPIGEVIVGAALGITLQVLHEAIIKAKDRSSTKKCILDRLDATISRITPLVVHVDKISKRVEDSERKVIEELKRLLEKAVSLVEAYAELRRRNLHKKHRCKSRIKELEASLRWMVDVDVQVNQWLDIKKLVAKMSEMNTKLDKITCQPXDGSCFKSNDSTSPVFSQSSSLEATDGSSEEDEEESPSNGSEPRIDIHLPSDCLSNKRPSHCQQFRNLCFFVYHSTFFLFQAPRYWTPRYLGIEIARSASGISICQHKYTLDLLTDAGLLDCHPSSVLVDLSIKLSSEDGELISNAEVYRHLIGKLIFTIPHIKAAHKVLHYLKETIGQALFYPVDDDFQVNALCDSDWSQCPDS